The following coding sequences lie in one Carassius carassius chromosome 1, fCarCar2.1, whole genome shotgun sequence genomic window:
- the LOC132139514 gene encoding uncharacterized protein LOC132139514, giving the protein MYFSCFLVNLQQPSIFLSDPDGWFHVGPQGPVITRGHSFTIICNTDSQFPGGSFHLFRGSNITRTESAVNHSASFFFPEADYSHEGNYSCVYEVSVSSRSFRSSASELLLITITVNLQQPSISLSDPDGLFHVGPQGPVITRGHSFTIICNTDSQFPGGSFHLFRGSNITRTESAVNHSASFFFPEADYSHEGNYSCVYEVSVSSRSFRSSASELLLITITASLLPVIGAAVSAVLLLLSVLIIILLLKRRQKKKNKETHSKEGPSAQLPW; this is encoded by the exons atgtatttttcttgttttctagtGAACTTGCAGCAGCCCAGTATTTTCCTCAGTGATCCTGATGGATGGTTTCACGTGGGGCCTCAGGGGCCAGTGATCACCAGGGGTCACAGTTTCACTATCATCTGTAACACTGACTCTCAGTTTCCTGGAGGATCTTTTCACCTGTTCAGAGGATCAAACATCACCAGGACTGAGTCAGCTGTCAATCACTCTGCCTCCTTCTTCTTTCCTGAGGCAGATTATTCACACGAGGGAAACTACAGTTGTGTTTATGAAGTCAGTGTCTCATCACGCTCCTTCCGTTCATCTGCCTCTGAACTGCTGCTCATCACTATCACAG TGAACTTGCAGCAGCCCAGTATTTCCCTCAGTGATCCTGATGGATTGTTTCACGTGGGGCCTCAGGGGCCAGTGATCACCAGGGGTCACAGTTTCACTATCATCTGTAACACTGACTCTCAGTTTCCTGGAGGATCTTTTCACCTGTTCAGAGGATCAAACATCACCAGGACTGAGTCAGCTGTCAATCACTCTGCCTCCTTCTTCTTTCCTGAAGCAGATTATTCACACGAGGGAAATTACAGTTGTGTTTATGAAGTCAGTGTCTCTTCACGCTCCTTCCGTTCATCTGCCTCTGAACTGCTGCTCATCACTATCACAG CCTCCCTGCTTCCTGTCATTGGTGCTGCAGTGTCAGCTGTGCTGCTCTTATTGTCTGTCCTTATAATCATCCTCCTGCTGAAGAGgagacaaaagaaaaagaacaaggaAACTCATTCAAA agagggaccttcagCTCAGCTACCTTGGTAA